The genomic DNA TGGAAACAATCGCTGCTGCTTCTGGTTTGAAGATAGATACAACGGGCACTGTAAAGGCAAGAGACTGGCTACCTAGCGTTGGAAAAGAGCTTGATATGACGGTACCAGCAAAGACTGCTCCGTTGAATACTTTGCTTGGACCGGCACGCGGCACTCGCGGGGCGTACTTGTACACCGTAACTGAACGTACCCCAGCCGATTCAAGCCAGTTTAACAGCCAAACGATGCAGCAGACGAATCAGATCATTCAGAAGCGTCAGCAGCAGTTGTACAACGATTATTTGGCTAAACTGAAGAAGGAAGCGAAGATCGAGGACTTCCGCTATATGATGTATAGCGATTTCTAAATAGCATCTATTGCGATTTGAGAAGAGCGGATTGCAAGCAATCCGCTCTTTGTTAATCTGGCTTTTTGTGGCGAGAGTGTACACCAAAAGCAGGGCCAATACCGTAAGGTTCAGTCAGATTGATATCCCATTTTGTTTTGGCACCAGCAGCTCGATACTCCCAAGTCTCGGGATGGATAGGATAGCCGAGGGAATCGATATCACCAGGATGATCACTAAGATTTCCAGTAACCGAGAAATAGTCGCTCACTTTTACACGTCTATTAGCAAAGATATCGAAATCCAATCCTTGCGTTTCACTGGCAACATTTTGCCAAAACAGGTTATTGTTTAGAAACGTTTTCCCATGCCCCCCTTGCCAATATCCGACACATGGACAAACCCACTCTTTTCGCCATCCGTTTCCAATAATCAGATTGTTGTAGAATTCTGCTTGCGAGCTATCCGACCACTGCGCCACACCGCAGTTACCGTTTCGTAGGATGGCGTTGTTTGCTGCGATGAGCTTGGATTTCCCCGAAGCAATTAGTCCCCATCCCAAGTTGTCGTGAATGGTGCAATTCATCACATCCGCTTGGGCATCGCCAAACGTTCCTATCCCTTTCCAGTAATCGGAAACTGTCGTTCGTATTATTTCTGCCTGTGCGTCCCAAGTAATGCCGATACCTGCACCTCTTCCCTTTTCGATAGTAACATCGACAATTCTTGCTCGTGCACCGCGATACAAAGCAATACCATCC from bacterium includes the following:
- a CDS encoding right-handed parallel beta-helix repeat-containing protein, yielding DGIALYRGARARIVDVTIEKGRGAGIGITWDAQAEIIRTTVSDYWKGIGTFGDAQADVMNCTIHDNLGWGLIASGKSKLIAANNAILRNGNCGVAQWSDSSQAEFYNNLIIGNGWRKEWVCPCVGYWQGGHGKTFLNNNLFWQNVASETQGLDFDIFANRRVKVSDYFSVTGNLSDHPGDIDSLGYPIHPETWEYRAAGAKTKWDINLTEPYGIGPAFGVHSRHKKPD